The genomic interval GTGCCGGTTTCGGCTTCCTGCAGGAAAAGATTGTAGTCCCGAACCGCGATGCGGTATTTGCCGTCCGGGGAGCGCAGCGGCGACGGCTGGGACCGACGGCTGTCGCGGACTTTGGGCTCGGCCAGCAGGTCGGGGGTGATTTCGGCGAGGGCCTCGTCGGACTGGGCGGTAAAGACGGCCAGGGGTCGGTCGTTTGGGTCGGCGGCCAGCCAGACATGGCCGACAAAGGTATGCTGGCGGCGCTCCTGACCGGGCTGAATGTCGGCATAGTGCTGCCGGCGGCGGGCGGTATCTACCCAGTAAATCCGGACGGGCCGGTCGATGCGGTTTCGGAAGACAATGAAGGTTTCCTCCTGACTGTCGCGGCTGGGCCGGATGTCCGTCTGGGGCTGGAGGGTTTCGGAGAGCGCCTCCTGCGGCGGGCATTCTTGAACCAGATAGGAATTTAAATCGCACCGCCAGGTCTTTGCAAAAGCCGAAAAAATGACGGACGCGCCGTCCTCGGACAGACGGATTGTCCGGAACGGCAGCCGCTGGGGATCCGCCGGAAATCCTGAAGCCCTGGAGAGGGCTTCGGCCAGGCGGGCATGGTCAAAGGCCTCCCGCCGGTAGCCGCGGAGGACATGGACGCGGATGAATTCGCGCCGGCCGTCGGAGAGGTCATTGCGGTACCAGAACTGACTGCCGCCGTCAAACCAGTACGGCACAACCTTCTCTTTGAAGACTTTGCCGCTTGTGATTTGCTCGACGGCCAGCGCCCGCCGATATTTTTCTGTGATGTCTGCTCCGACAGCGCTGTTCAAACTATTCATACAAACCAGCAGGGAAAAAAAAGAAAGTGCATTGGAAAGCATAGATGTCTCGTCTTTATCAACCCGTCATTCAAGAAGTTTTTTCACTTCGTGATAGAGCGGCAGCAGGTCCTCTTCGACGATACCCCAAATCGTTTTGTTCTGTACCACCGCGTATCCGTGCACAATGACATTCCGCAAATTAATGATTTCGCGAAGGCAGCTGATATGTTCTTGCAGGGCGGGCTCCTCATGAACGGCCTTGTTCAGGGCCTCCCCAATGATAATGAATTGTCTCTCTACCCCGCTTTGCAGAAGCAGATCTTTTTCGTAATCCTCCAGCGTCCTGCCGCGTACAAAAAGAAGAATTGCCTCGCAGGCCTTCTCGATATCGTACAGATATTTCCGAATCTCAGGCCGCATAAATCTCCTGTTTTGAGCGATTGACCTGCTCGAGAAAATACGGGTTGCGAACGGCTTCGATTTCGACCAGGTCGATCGGGCAGCCGAACAAATCCTGCATCTGTGCCAGAAGGCCGAAATAGGCTTTGGCATGCTCTCGAGGAGACATCGGCTGAAACGCAACCAAAAAATCCAGGTCGCTTCGATCGGGCTGAAACCCGTTTTCCGTCCCGGCAGAACCGAACAATTCCAGCCGTTTGACGCGATATCGGCGGCACAGACAGACGAGTTCTTCCAAATGCTGCCGGATGATTGTAACCATCTTTTCCTGTTCCTCTGTTTGTATCGGGCATTGTACTCGAAAAGAATCGCTGCGTCCAGCAGAGACTACAGGGCTTTGCCCGTCGTATTTTGAAGGACCTGAATGCAGCGGGCGCACAGGTCCGGATACTCGGCGTTCCGGCCGACTGTGGGCCAGTAGTTCCAGCAGCGCTGGCATTTCGGATAGGGGCTTCGGTCGGCGGCGGCCTTCAGGACCGGCCCCTTTTCGAACGTGACGCCGCTGACAATGCACAGCGAGGCGAAGGTCTGGGCGCCGAGCTGTTCCAGAAGAGCAAACTCCTCCTCGGGAAGGGTCAGCTGAACCCAGGCCTCCTGATTGGA from Anaerohalosphaeraceae bacterium carries:
- a CDS encoding nucleotidyltransferase domain-containing protein — protein: MVTIIRQHLEELVCLCRRYRVKRLELFGSAGTENGFQPDRSDLDFLVAFQPMSPREHAKAYFGLLAQMQDLFGCPIDLVEIEAVRNPYFLEQVNRSKQEIYAA
- a CDS encoding HepT-like ribonuclease domain-containing protein, which produces MRPEIRKYLYDIEKACEAILLFVRGRTLEDYEKDLLLQSGVERQFIIIGEALNKAVHEEPALQEHISCLREIINLRNVIVHGYAVVQNKTIWGIVEEDLLPLYHEVKKLLE